A region of Prosthecobacter debontii DNA encodes the following proteins:
- a CDS encoding LL-diaminopimelate aminotransferase, with product MAYLNENYLKLKAGYLFPEIARRVKAFTEANPEAAKRLIRCGIGDVTEALPEAVRAAMHKAVDEMGDRSSFRGYGPEQGYDFLRNAIANNDYKARGIQVDADEIFISDGSKCDTGNILDIFGCGNKIAITDPVYPVYVDTNVMAGNTGEADDAGAYAGLHYLKCTPENGFVPEIPSEPVDLVYLCYPNNPTGATATRAQLEAWVKYAKANGTIILYDAAYEAFIQDPEVPRSIFEIEGARDCAIEFRSFSKNGGFTGVRCAIVVIPKGLMGKKKDGTTMAVHPLWSRRHSTKFNGVSYIVQRGAEAIYSEEGKAQVAALIEHYMGNAKLLVEACKNAGLQVFGGVNAPYVWVGCPAGVTSWQMFDKMLNEANVVITPGSGFGSAGEGFFRISAFNSRANVEEVCKRIAALQA from the coding sequence ATGGCCTACCTCAACGAAAACTACCTCAAGCTCAAAGCTGGATACCTGTTCCCTGAAATCGCGCGTCGCGTGAAGGCTTTCACAGAAGCCAATCCTGAAGCGGCGAAGCGCTTGATTCGTTGTGGCATCGGTGATGTCACCGAGGCTCTGCCTGAGGCCGTGCGTGCCGCCATGCACAAGGCCGTGGATGAGATGGGCGACCGCTCCAGCTTCCGCGGTTACGGTCCTGAGCAAGGGTATGACTTCCTGCGCAACGCCATCGCCAACAACGACTACAAGGCCCGAGGTATCCAGGTGGATGCCGATGAGATCTTCATCTCCGACGGCAGTAAGTGCGATACGGGTAACATCCTGGACATCTTCGGCTGCGGTAACAAGATCGCCATCACCGATCCCGTGTATCCTGTCTATGTGGACACCAACGTCATGGCCGGGAACACCGGTGAAGCCGATGACGCCGGTGCCTATGCCGGTCTGCATTACCTGAAGTGCACCCCCGAAAACGGGTTCGTCCCTGAGATCCCAAGCGAGCCGGTGGACCTCGTTTATCTCTGCTACCCGAACAACCCGACGGGGGCGACAGCGACGCGCGCTCAGCTGGAAGCCTGGGTGAAATACGCCAAGGCCAACGGCACCATCATCCTCTACGATGCCGCCTACGAGGCCTTCATCCAAGATCCCGAAGTGCCACGCAGCATCTTCGAAATCGAAGGTGCCCGTGATTGCGCCATCGAGTTCCGCAGCTTCTCCAAGAACGGTGGTTTCACCGGCGTGCGCTGCGCCATCGTGGTGATCCCGAAAGGCCTGATGGGCAAAAAGAAAGACGGCACGACCATGGCTGTGCATCCTCTCTGGAGCCGCCGCCACAGCACCAAGTTCAACGGCGTCAGCTACATCGTCCAGCGCGGTGCCGAGGCCATCTACAGCGAAGAAGGCAAGGCCCAAGTGGCCGCCCTCATCGAGCACTACATGGGCAATGCCAAGCTCCTGGTGGAAGCCTGCAAAAACGCCGGTCTCCAGGTCTTCGGCGGTGTCAATGCACCGTATGTGTGGGTCGGCTGCCCTGCGGGCGTGACGAGTTGGCAGATGTTCGACAAGATGCTCAATGAAGCCAACGTCGTCATCACTCCTGGCAGCGGCTTCGGCAGCGCTGGTGAAGGTTTCTTCCGCATCAGCGCCTTCAACAGCCGCGCCAATGTCGAGGAAGTCTGCAAGCGCATTGCAGCACTTCAGGCTTGA
- a CDS encoding protein kinase domain-containing protein — protein MNASGTLPDAPPDKIWGDEVAGLFRCALDSAYARSEAQPWEPPSVETVARLLPQYHVEALIGRGGMGAVYRGVQMSLERPVAIKLLPTELAGNEEFFSRFQREAKTLARLHHPGIVSVHDFGQTEEGHCYFVMEYVNGTDLQRLIESQSLTPSQALELTVQVCEALHYAHAQDVIHRDIKPANVLMTQDGQAKLADFGLSRPLTVRPEGSTLATLVMGTPDYMAPEQWRGKADQRSDIYALGVMLYEMLTGVRPQGAFDLPSQKVQVDVRLDEVVVKAMRQEPERRYQKVSELGQDVNSIRTGAAPTPPAHEQGPAQGGSRRSFSLWRRHWPLGVGGSLALGAVVMVSMPKHTVAPRDIAERQSGNRSYASPRNSTPPGTTRGGAKVPVFTNSLGMQFVPVPGTNVQICIHETRNGDYARYAAEKPGLDEAWKRAYAYSLPVNRGDDYPVCHVNWLDAVFFCEWLSQREGRTYRLPTDREWSHAVGTAEREPSGPSPEELARLQLEVADWPRPAPGMPADGNFADETLAKVLPSHRGIPGYVDGYATSSPVMSYPPNRLGIHDLMGNQWEYVQDWFDEAKTVKAIRGNCHHDTYSSPSSRALRKIDMRHESAGFRVVLENPSSKENATPEWEVENDFVDLFASERRLQWKNQGDVVMQWGEEGIARLSRKGPGQGYPWYAARPFGDFVLRLDFRIRDIRGNSGVLLRSPALDTIRGLPDPQVYQVDLSNFPQGNQASGAIMFVQSPTSVPMRFGGWNHLEIQAEGQRYQVWLNGEKVNDFTGQRLTEGYLAFQMYRPEGVEFRRLRIRELRGK, from the coding sequence ATGAACGCCTCCGGTACACTCCCCGATGCTCCTCCAGATAAGATCTGGGGAGATGAGGTGGCGGGGTTGTTTCGCTGTGCGTTAGACTCAGCTTATGCGCGGTCGGAAGCCCAACCCTGGGAGCCGCCGAGTGTGGAAACAGTGGCCCGGTTGCTGCCTCAGTATCATGTGGAGGCCTTGATCGGACGGGGCGGTATGGGGGCGGTTTATCGTGGTGTTCAGATGTCCTTGGAAAGGCCGGTGGCGATTAAGCTGCTGCCGACTGAGTTGGCGGGTAACGAGGAGTTTTTCAGTCGCTTTCAGCGGGAGGCTAAGACGCTGGCCCGGCTGCATCATCCGGGCATTGTTTCTGTGCATGATTTTGGCCAGACGGAGGAGGGTCACTGCTACTTTGTTATGGAGTATGTGAATGGCACCGACCTGCAGCGGTTGATTGAAAGCCAAAGCCTGACGCCGTCTCAGGCTCTGGAATTGACGGTGCAGGTCTGTGAAGCGCTGCACTATGCCCATGCACAAGATGTCATTCATCGGGATATCAAACCGGCGAATGTTTTAATGACGCAGGATGGTCAAGCTAAACTGGCGGACTTTGGCCTTTCACGGCCATTGACGGTCCGGCCCGAGGGCAGCACGCTGGCGACTTTGGTGATGGGGACACCGGATTATATGGCCCCGGAGCAGTGGCGGGGGAAAGCGGACCAGAGGAGCGATATTTATGCGCTGGGGGTCATGCTGTATGAGATGCTCACCGGGGTGCGTCCACAGGGCGCCTTCGATCTGCCTTCGCAGAAAGTGCAGGTGGATGTGCGCCTGGATGAGGTGGTGGTGAAGGCGATGCGCCAGGAGCCCGAGCGCAGGTATCAAAAAGTGAGTGAGTTAGGGCAGGACGTTAACTCGATCCGAACGGGGGCAGCGCCAACTCCTCCGGCTCACGAGCAGGGGCCCGCTCAGGGAGGTTCTAGAAGGAGCTTCAGCCTTTGGCGCCGTCATTGGCCGCTTGGAGTGGGGGGCAGCCTAGCCCTCGGAGCGGTGGTGATGGTCTCCATGCCAAAGCATACGGTGGCTCCGCGTGACATAGCAGAACGGCAGAGCGGGAACCGCAGCTACGCATCGCCAAGGAATTCAACACCTCCAGGGACGACGCGGGGCGGTGCCAAGGTGCCTGTTTTCACCAACAGTCTGGGCATGCAGTTCGTGCCTGTGCCGGGAACCAACGTGCAGATCTGCATTCACGAAACCCGAAATGGTGACTATGCTCGGTATGCGGCGGAGAAACCGGGGCTGGATGAAGCCTGGAAAAGAGCCTACGCCTACAGTCTGCCGGTCAATCGTGGCGATGACTATCCCGTCTGCCACGTGAACTGGCTGGATGCGGTGTTCTTTTGTGAGTGGCTCAGTCAGCGGGAGGGGCGCACCTACCGGCTCCCCACAGATCGTGAGTGGAGTCATGCGGTGGGGACGGCTGAACGAGAACCTTCGGGTCCCTCTCCCGAAGAATTGGCCCGGCTTCAGCTCGAGGTGGCGGATTGGCCTCGGCCTGCTCCAGGGATGCCTGCTGACGGTAACTTTGCGGATGAAACTTTAGCGAAAGTATTGCCTAGCCATCGTGGTATTCCCGGTTATGTGGATGGTTATGCCACGTCGTCTCCCGTCATGTCTTATCCGCCCAATCGATTGGGCATTCATGACCTGATGGGTAATCAGTGGGAGTATGTGCAGGATTGGTTTGATGAGGCGAAAACCGTGAAGGCCATTCGTGGCAATTGCCATCACGACACCTACTCCTCGCCCTCGTCACGGGCTTTGCGGAAAATCGACATGCGGCATGAAAGTGCAGGTTTTCGGGTGGTCTTAGAAAACCCGTCTTCGAAGGAAAACGCTACGCCGGAGTGGGAGGTGGAAAATGACTTTGTCGATCTCTTTGCCTCTGAACGGCGGCTGCAGTGGAAAAATCAGGGAGATGTCGTGATGCAGTGGGGAGAGGAGGGCATCGCTCGCCTGAGCCGAAAGGGCCCTGGCCAAGGTTATCCTTGGTATGCCGCTCGACCGTTTGGGGACTTCGTTCTTCGCCTGGATTTCCGAATCCGTGACATCCGTGGGAACTCCGGCGTCTTACTGCGGAGTCCGGCTCTGGACACGATCCGTGGCTTACCGGACCCGCAGGTCTATCAGGTGGATCTTTCGAATTTCCCGCAAGGCAACCAAGCCAGTGGAGCCATCATGTTTGTTCAATCCCCTACGTCTGTGCCGATGCGTTTTGGCGGATGGAATCACCTGGAGATTCAAGCCGAAGGCCAACGCTATCAGGTTTGGCTCAATGGCGAGAAGGTGAACGACTTTACTGGTCAACGCCTGACCGAAGGTTACCTCGCCTTTCAGATGTATCGCCCCGAAGGCGTGGAGTTTCGACGCCTTCGGATTCGGGAGTTGCGCGGGAAGTGA
- a CDS encoding DUF3267 domain-containing protein, which translates to MVPVHELIHALAYRCGLRSPHLILGIWPRRFLIYVLYDAPLPKARVLRMLAAPLVTLTFLPLGLLLFLQGDLASLTTYFILVHTSACSGDIITWIRFWKQVPPNALIHNQGETTYWGHALGEASSPGEKLE; encoded by the coding sequence ATGGTTCCCGTTCACGAACTCATTCATGCCTTGGCTTACCGATGTGGGCTACGTTCGCCTCATCTCATTCTGGGAATTTGGCCGAGACGCTTCTTGATCTATGTGCTGTATGATGCCCCGTTGCCCAAAGCGCGGGTGCTACGCATGCTCGCCGCACCTTTGGTCACACTGACTTTTTTGCCGTTAGGCCTGCTTTTATTTCTCCAAGGAGACCTTGCCTCGTTAACCACCTATTTCATCCTCGTGCATACCTCCGCTTGCAGCGGTGATATCATCACATGGATTCGGTTTTGGAAACAGGTTCCACCTAACGCGCTGATTCACAATCAAGGTGAGACCACTTATTGGGGACATGCTCTGGGGGAAGCCTCGTCACCTGGAGAGAAGCTGGAATGA
- a CDS encoding autotransporter domain-containing protein: MLTGNNTLNGYGRVIDGDDDTGYFVKSGTLTINNATLQNFVTKGGAGSGGGAGLGGAIFVNSDATVILNNVSIIGNSAIGGKGGYGSGQGTLNGFSKSSLGSSYYGHSYGHGGGYGGNSWGDFGFGGEDDEKGGFGGGVGSEYYRREGGEGGSGYGGGIFVRDDGTLIIKGNATFGDNFVKGGDGERGGYHSYSGDAGDAAGTDLFMMKGSTVLLDAGEGNTITFNGNGYGSSIADDSKASINDTSIASGNGAGLTIKSGLVIFNGKNTYTGQTKISGGVLQAQDGYGIHANSNIRLDGGVLQSSGTFSRWVGEQSNRIQWTGSGGFAAAGGDLTVRLNNGQELEWSRNNFVSGDNSLIFGSTSATHKVYFVNSIDLNDRDRSIKVKANEDNSNWAVLTGKLSDGGLIVGDSQHTGVLVLTNRNTYRDGTTIKGGTLALKDSGTLYERGDVKVYSGAHFDISMSGNQKIGELSGYGTVHLGQYNLTVNHDCDTTFAGIIKDGGLGDGEGGSFTKKGHGNLTLSGHSTYTGKTHLDEGSITLTGSLLSKEIKIDECTVFNNKSGGFSALAAVTNDGTLNLDESDTLTSLVNTGTINGHCATLTAETYALNDGSVINANLGTGEVTANGAVKLNGTSDAETFKVESGTTTLGSAERLNDEVDLTIEANAKMILGGSETIGSLFGAGSLVTDTDFCRTTTLTVDDGEFSGVISGGADLVKVSEGELVLTGANTFTGSTKVKGGTLEISGEGSLASDYIKVYSNGTLEVFNGGLACDATLKNEGLVNIDEADVKIASYISCDGTLDGTATLTANTYTLNNNSVVNANIGTGTVTVTGDVWLNGTSDAETVTINADSNLWLGAAERINDEATVNVYGVLTLGGIETIKYLNGTGKVDIQGYKLIVTEGGDYSGTVDAEATEFIKEGLGTLKLNGKTETLNVLIDEGVLQLGENGELIATGDAKLDIVGSITVKGGAKLVLDPASLLSYALLNGAGTVDAVNFTNAEDSKVGGTLSFTGNFTNNGVFAPGNSPGITNIALNYVENAQLELELGGRAGPGIDPNGWDQVRVGGTVTLNPTSELLVSSYNGFSPRRGDVFQVISDAAGDPIRVNGLFGSVLFDVDGAGGSTPTNNAAILFDVATGQLNATGLNARNSKFSDLGDTDNQRRAARALFRNALVGPNQIDSATTGGRLALQIVDAAGSPDGDLERYTPEYYGAMADYAFAGDRSISHSIQDRVSLFAPLSAGDMKRGAVFAGFAFNDTANVEDADITRRDYFVGGDIVAAQNFSIGAALLMNEGSISSHQGTADIEGIGGLLYGRYEMKGFAFWGTFSYTNYDFDASRDTVNGDVNGSTNADGISGLIGVGYKGWNVGPVSLAPRASLIYSYFTMDGFSELGAIDALSNSGYDASILTSELSLSALWSKEIAGHTLSVEVVGGLEADLARSQEGSQMQVVSSPGIEYNMLYEDRDRVRGVGRLNIGYDVWKNGMIYGGYEGRTGEGGNHLFRLGMRVNF, from the coding sequence GTGCTCACTGGTAATAATACTCTCAACGGGTATGGCCGGGTGATCGATGGTGATGATGACACGGGCTATTTTGTGAAATCTGGCACCCTGACGATTAACAACGCCACACTTCAAAATTTCGTGACCAAAGGCGGCGCTGGAAGTGGTGGCGGTGCCGGCCTAGGGGGAGCCATTTTTGTCAATTCGGATGCCACCGTGATCCTGAACAACGTTAGCATCATCGGCAACAGCGCGATTGGCGGCAAAGGCGGATATGGTTCAGGGCAAGGGACGTTGAATGGTTTTTCCAAATCCAGTTTAGGCAGTTCCTACTACGGGCACAGCTATGGCCACGGTGGTGGTTATGGTGGAAATAGCTGGGGTGATTTTGGCTTTGGGGGGGAAGACGATGAGAAGGGCGGCTTCGGCGGCGGCGTGGGATCCGAGTATTATCGTCGCGAAGGCGGTGAGGGTGGTAGCGGCTATGGCGGCGGCATCTTCGTCCGTGACGACGGTACTTTGATCATCAAGGGCAATGCCACCTTTGGAGATAACTTTGTGAAGGGTGGAGATGGCGAAAGAGGCGGCTATCACTCCTATTCGGGTGATGCAGGCGATGCCGCAGGAACAGATCTTTTCATGATGAAAGGCTCCACAGTCCTTCTGGATGCGGGTGAAGGCAATACCATTACCTTCAACGGCAATGGCTATGGTTCGTCCATTGCAGATGATAGCAAGGCATCCATCAACGATACCAGCATCGCTTCAGGCAATGGCGCTGGATTGACGATCAAGAGCGGTCTTGTCATCTTCAATGGCAAGAACACCTACACCGGGCAGACCAAAATCTCTGGAGGTGTTTTACAGGCTCAAGATGGTTATGGGATTCACGCCAATAGTAACATCCGTCTGGATGGTGGCGTGCTGCAGAGCTCTGGCACATTTTCCCGCTGGGTAGGTGAGCAGAGCAATCGCATCCAATGGACAGGCAGTGGTGGTTTTGCCGCAGCTGGCGGTGATTTGACTGTGCGTCTGAACAATGGGCAAGAACTGGAATGGAGCCGTAATAACTTCGTGTCTGGAGATAATAGCCTGATCTTCGGATCCACCAGTGCGACCCATAAGGTGTATTTTGTGAACAGCATCGATCTGAATGATCGTGACCGTTCCATTAAGGTCAAAGCCAACGAGGACAACAGCAACTGGGCAGTCCTGACGGGTAAGCTTTCCGACGGTGGCTTGATCGTCGGGGACTCCCAGCACACAGGCGTGCTGGTGCTGACGAACCGCAATACCTATCGTGACGGCACGACCATCAAGGGCGGCACCTTGGCTCTCAAGGACAGCGGGACTCTTTATGAGAGAGGTGATGTGAAAGTTTACTCTGGAGCTCACTTTGACATTTCCATGTCGGGTAACCAGAAGATTGGTGAGTTGTCCGGCTACGGCACGGTGCATCTCGGCCAGTATAATCTGACGGTGAATCATGATTGTGATACCACCTTTGCGGGCATCATTAAAGACGGTGGTTTGGGCGATGGCGAAGGGGGTTCCTTCACCAAGAAGGGGCATGGCAATTTGACCCTCAGTGGCCACAGCACCTACACCGGGAAGACACACCTGGATGAAGGCTCCATCACGCTGACAGGCTCGCTTCTGAGCAAGGAAATCAAGATCGATGAGTGCACTGTTTTCAATAACAAATCTGGCGGGTTCTCAGCACTGGCTGCTGTAACCAATGACGGCACTCTGAATCTGGATGAGAGTGACACCCTCACCTCCCTGGTCAACACAGGCACCATCAATGGCCATTGCGCTACGTTGACGGCAGAAACCTATGCTCTCAACGATGGTTCGGTGATCAACGCCAATCTGGGGACGGGAGAAGTCACTGCCAATGGGGCTGTGAAACTGAATGGCACCAGCGATGCTGAGACCTTCAAGGTAGAATCTGGCACCACGACGCTAGGTTCCGCCGAGCGTCTCAATGACGAAGTGGATCTCACCATTGAGGCGAATGCCAAGATGATCTTGGGCGGTAGCGAAACCATCGGCAGTCTCTTCGGAGCTGGCTCTTTGGTGACCGATACGGATTTCTGCCGGACAACCACACTAACCGTTGATGATGGTGAGTTTTCTGGAGTTATCTCGGGCGGTGCGGATTTGGTCAAAGTGTCCGAGGGTGAACTCGTTCTGACGGGAGCGAATACCTTTACGGGCTCCACCAAGGTGAAGGGCGGCACACTGGAGATTTCGGGCGAGGGAAGCTTGGCTAGCGATTACATCAAAGTGTACTCCAATGGCACTCTGGAAGTCTTCAATGGCGGTTTGGCTTGTGATGCTACGTTGAAGAACGAAGGTCTGGTGAATATTGATGAGGCGGATGTCAAAATCGCTTCTTACATCAGCTGTGACGGCACGCTTGATGGCACCGCCACCCTGACGGCAAATACCTACACGCTGAATAACAACTCCGTGGTCAATGCCAACATCGGCACCGGGACCGTCACTGTGACGGGTGATGTCTGGCTGAATGGAACCAGCGATGCGGAAACCGTCACCATCAATGCAGACAGCAACCTGTGGCTGGGTGCAGCTGAGCGCATCAATGACGAAGCGACTGTCAACGTGTATGGTGTGCTGACTCTCGGTGGTATCGAAACGATCAAATACCTGAACGGCACCGGCAAGGTAGATATCCAGGGCTACAAACTGATCGTGACCGAAGGTGGTGATTACAGCGGAACGGTGGATGCAGAAGCTACGGAGTTCATCAAAGAAGGCCTTGGCACGCTGAAGCTGAATGGCAAGACGGAGACTTTGAACGTCCTCATTGATGAAGGTGTTCTTCAGTTGGGTGAAAACGGTGAACTCATCGCTACTGGTGACGCTAAGCTGGACATCGTGGGCTCTATCACCGTGAAAGGTGGTGCTAAGCTGGTGTTGGATCCTGCCTCCCTGCTCAGCTACGCTCTGCTCAATGGTGCAGGCACGGTTGATGCGGTGAACTTCACGAACGCCGAAGACTCGAAAGTGGGCGGGACGCTCAGCTTCACGGGTAATTTCACCAACAACGGTGTGTTTGCTCCAGGGAACTCCCCCGGTATCACCAACATTGCTCTGAACTATGTGGAGAATGCTCAGCTTGAGCTGGAACTCGGTGGGCGTGCAGGTCCTGGCATTGATCCCAATGGTTGGGACCAAGTGCGTGTCGGTGGCACCGTCACCCTTAACCCGACGAGCGAACTGTTGGTTTCCAGCTACAATGGCTTTAGCCCGCGCCGTGGGGATGTGTTTCAGGTCATCTCCGATGCCGCTGGTGACCCCATCCGCGTCAATGGTCTCTTTGGTTCCGTGCTTTTCGATGTGGACGGTGCCGGTGGGTCCACCCCAACTAACAATGCAGCCATTCTCTTCGACGTGGCTACTGGGCAGCTGAATGCGACAGGGCTGAATGCGCGTAATAGCAAATTCTCTGATCTGGGTGACACTGACAACCAGCGTCGTGCAGCTCGTGCGTTGTTCCGTAACGCGCTTGTTGGGCCTAACCAGATTGACTCCGCGACCACGGGAGGCCGCTTGGCTCTTCAGATTGTAGATGCCGCAGGATCTCCTGATGGTGATTTGGAGCGCTACACCCCTGAATACTATGGTGCGATGGCTGACTACGCCTTTGCAGGTGACCGCTCCATCTCCCATAGCATCCAGGACCGCGTCTCCCTCTTTGCTCCTCTCAGCGCAGGAGATATGAAGCGTGGTGCTGTGTTTGCCGGGTTTGCCTTTAACGATACAGCCAACGTGGAAGATGCAGATATCACCCGTCGCGACTACTTCGTGGGTGGCGATATCGTGGCTGCACAAAATTTCTCCATTGGTGCTGCCTTGCTGATGAACGAGGGTTCCATCTCCTCACATCAGGGGACGGCGGACATCGAGGGTATCGGTGGCCTTCTCTACGGTCGTTACGAAATGAAAGGCTTCGCCTTCTGGGGCACCTTCAGCTACACGAACTATGACTTTGATGCCAGCCGTGACACGGTGAATGGTGATGTCAATGGTTCCACCAATGCAGATGGTATCTCTGGCCTCATCGGTGTGGGGTATAAAGGATGGAACGTCGGACCTGTCTCCCTGGCTCCTCGCGCTTCCTTGATCTACTCCTACTTCACCATGGATGGCTTCTCGGAGTTGGGTGCTATTGATGCCCTGTCTAACAGCGGCTACGATGCCAGCATCCTGACCTCGGAGCTCAGCCTGTCTGCTCTGTGGAGCAAAGAGATCGCCGGTCACACACTCAGCGTCGAAGTGGTGGGTGGCCTGGAAGCGGACCTAGCTCGCTCGCAGGAAGGCTCCCAGATGCAAGTCGTGAGCAGCCCTGGTATCGAGTATAACATGCTGTATGAAGATCGTGATCGTGTGCGCGGCGTTGGTCGCCTTAACATCGGTTATGATGTCTGGAAAAACGGCATGATCTACGGTGGCTATGAAGGGCGCACGGGTGAAGGGGGCAATCATCTGTTCCGCCTTGGGATGCGTGTGAACTTCTAA
- a CDS encoding helix-turn-helix domain-containing protein, with protein MQKILHICMTSFPPKQLAELLRAKMAESGITQEKLGEATGVHQSQICRILQGRFRRPSKNVLEICKYLGIEHSMHDRANPRLERAVCKLWDGTQRHEDSLLRLMDALSRVGF; from the coding sequence ATGCAAAAGATTTTGCATATTTGCATGACCAGCTTTCCTCCCAAACAACTAGCTGAGTTGTTGCGTGCAAAGATGGCAGAGAGCGGAATTACCCAAGAAAAACTCGGGGAAGCGACTGGAGTGCACCAGTCTCAAATCTGTCGAATCCTTCAGGGTCGTTTCAGGAGACCATCCAAAAATGTATTGGAAATATGCAAATATTTAGGCATAGAACATAGCATGCATGACCGAGCTAACCCACGGCTGGAGCGAGCTGTCTGTAAACTTTGGGATGGCACGCAAAGGCACGAGGACTCTTTGCTTCGATTGATGGACGCATTGTCCCGTGTCGGATTTTGA
- a CDS encoding 8-oxoguanine DNA glycosylase translates to MNQTALINTPSGERLICIPNPSTELMPGVCWGRFDHLFTPAFWSIRAQYAESHGLYRQHKLGRDFTEEVIACLLGGFGMPAELGIAAFNRLSERSLISHAASEDEIKTALLEPLEIRGKFMRYRYPHQKARYVASALRRLNSECPPSHNAVAFRDWLLSFDGIGLKTASWVARNYLGSDEVAVLDIHIIRAGLLAGVFERTDRVEKSYLQMERRLVDFAKALGLKLSFLDALIWDEMRQMGWIALHLLSSEKTIKPR, encoded by the coding sequence ATGAACCAAACAGCCTTGATCAACACACCGAGCGGCGAACGGCTCATTTGCATCCCAAACCCCTCCACCGAATTGATGCCAGGGGTGTGTTGGGGACGATTTGATCACCTCTTTACTCCAGCATTCTGGTCCATCCGGGCACAGTACGCTGAATCACACGGTCTCTACAGACAGCACAAGCTGGGGCGCGATTTTACCGAGGAGGTGATTGCATGTTTGCTGGGTGGATTTGGAATGCCCGCAGAACTTGGTATAGCAGCCTTTAATAGGCTTTCGGAACGCAGCCTCATTTCGCACGCTGCCTCGGAAGATGAGATAAAGACCGCACTGTTAGAGCCCCTTGAAATCAGGGGCAAATTCATGCGCTATCGCTACCCCCATCAAAAGGCGCGATACGTGGCTTCAGCTCTCCGGCGACTAAACAGCGAATGTCCTCCGAGCCATAATGCTGTCGCTTTCAGAGACTGGCTCCTCTCATTTGACGGAATTGGGTTAAAGACGGCATCTTGGGTAGCTCGCAATTATCTGGGAAGCGATGAGGTTGCAGTCTTAGACATCCACATTATTAGGGCTGGCCTGCTTGCCGGGGTGTTTGAGCGCACTGATCGCGTGGAAAAGAGCTATCTCCAGATGGAACGACGGCTGGTTGATTTTGCTAAAGCCCTGGGACTTAAACTCTCGTTTTTGGATGCGTTAATCTGGGACGAAATGAGACAGATGGGGTGGATCGCGCTGCATTTGCTCTCAAGTGAAAAGACGATCAAGCCGAGATAA
- a CDS encoding PfkB family carbohydrate kinase produces MMNLNVVGGTYVEICQFPEWDEVYGSGLRAAEVASRLGCTVKFTTCVAEEQRPALDARSVLLKIEPSSTSIPNTVSFAYTHGFSTPEIFPPTDWLALNKNLLQVNGDNILQFGMLESDVAVHGDRVVYDPQNPHKPEAFDAHGSTAKVLAIVCNSAEARAMTGETSLSEAVQKLRRSNNCAVVVVKRGSLGALVADSDGNHEIPAYETDNVWPIGSGDVFAAAFAVKWAVEGLSAKEAASFASKATAFYCEHRHLQFPSGFPDEFLNKPLLSGVKSQKRVYLAGPFFSMSQIWLINEARMALRSQGLKVFSPLHDVGRGSAEDVYDPDIQGLRDCDVVFACVDGLDAGTLFEIGFAKAIEKPVVAFVQNEKPEDLKMLQGAECLLQKDFVTAIYKTSWMTLEKS; encoded by the coding sequence ATGATGAATCTTAATGTTGTTGGTGGCACATACGTGGAAATCTGCCAATTCCCAGAATGGGATGAGGTCTATGGCTCCGGGCTACGTGCGGCGGAAGTCGCAAGCCGTTTAGGGTGTACTGTGAAGTTTACAACGTGTGTCGCAGAAGAACAGCGGCCAGCGCTAGATGCTCGTTCGGTGTTATTAAAGATCGAGCCTTCTTCGACCAGTATTCCCAACACAGTCTCATTTGCGTACACACATGGGTTCTCGACGCCCGAGATTTTTCCTCCCACCGACTGGCTGGCTCTCAACAAGAATTTATTGCAAGTTAATGGCGACAACATTCTCCAGTTTGGAATGTTGGAATCTGACGTCGCTGTTCATGGAGATCGCGTAGTCTACGACCCTCAAAACCCGCACAAGCCAGAAGCCTTTGATGCGCATGGATCAACCGCAAAGGTTCTTGCTATAGTTTGCAATTCAGCTGAGGCACGCGCAATGACAGGTGAGACTTCTTTATCAGAAGCTGTTCAAAAGCTCCGAAGGAGCAATAACTGCGCTGTTGTAGTTGTGAAACGCGGGAGTCTTGGAGCGCTGGTAGCAGACTCAGACGGCAATCATGAGATTCCAGCATACGAGACAGACAACGTCTGGCCGATTGGCTCTGGAGATGTTTTCGCGGCAGCATTTGCAGTAAAATGGGCGGTGGAGGGCTTAAGCGCGAAAGAAGCTGCTTCTTTTGCCTCCAAAGCCACAGCATTCTACTGTGAACACCGCCACCTTCAGTTTCCTTCAGGGTTTCCAGATGAGTTTCTTAACAAGCCCCTGCTATCTGGAGTCAAGAGTCAGAAACGGGTCTATTTAGCTGGACCCTTTTTCTCAATGTCTCAGATTTGGCTCATCAATGAAGCTCGTATGGCCCTTCGCTCTCAGGGGCTCAAAGTTTTTTCTCCACTTCATGACGTCGGTCGCGGCTCCGCTGAAGACGTCTATGATCCTGACATACAAGGATTGAGAGATTGTGACGTAGTTTTCGCATGCGTTGACGGACTAGATGCTGGCACGCTGTTTGAGATCGGTTTCGCAAAAGCCATCGAGAAGCCTGTCGTTGCTTTTGTTCAAAACGAGAAACCGGAGGATTTGAAGATGCTCCAAGGTGCTGAGTGCCTTCTCCAGAAGGATTTTGTTACCGCTATCTACAAAACTTCCTGGATGACCCTTGAGAAGTCATGA